From a region of the Paenibacillus sp. FSL R10-2734 genome:
- a CDS encoding discoidin domain-containing protein — protein sequence MLKKVVSTVSALAIAVSISTINPAVTDAAPISEANTSIFGPNVYVFDPTMSTTDIQNITSSVFNTLESNEFSSDRKAFLFKPGVYNVNFNVGFYTQVSGLGQNPNDVNITGGLNINADWDNGNATRNFWRTVENLSITPSSGTTQIAVSQAAPLRRLHIKGQLDLFDFDSNWNAGWASGGFLADSIVDNAVVPASQQQWFSRNSQWGSWSNGVWNMVFVGVTNPPTGQFPDPPYTVVDRTPVIREKPYLYINGAGQYQVFVPSLQNNTQGVSWANGQTPGQSISIDQFYIAQPNTSSAADINSALNQGKHLLFTPGIYHLSDTIRITKANTVVLGIGIPTLIPDNGKAVMSVGDEDGVKIAGLTFDAGPVNSPTLLEVGSSGSVLNHAANPTSLHDLTFRTGGSSSGKNDISLKINSNDVIADQLWIWRADHGAGAGWTSNVSKNGLVVNGNNVTIYGLFNEHHNEYQTLWNGNGGRVYFYQSEIPYDVPNQSSWMSKNGTVNGYASYKVADNVTSHEAWGLGVYSFFRDAPVKLESAIEVPNVPGVKIHHATSIWLSGTVGSEITHIINNVGGKVYANSPAEAMRQTFSEYSGNGSVDTQAPSTPVNLTATAVSSSGVNLSWTASTDNVGVTGYEIYRGGSLVGNTVTTSYSDTGLTAATAYSYTVKAKDAAGNVSAASNTATATTQAGGGGTAVALDRSGWTASSSPTSGDVPANLLDGNMGTRWSTGTAMVPGQSFTVDMKAVKTISQIVMDSTGSDLDYARAYEVYVSNDGTNWGNAVASGNGSGPVVTATFAAQNARYIKVVQTGTASSWWSVREVNLYN from the coding sequence ATGTTAAAAAAAGTTGTCTCTACCGTCTCCGCACTTGCTATTGCAGTAAGTATATCTACGATTAACCCTGCCGTTACCGATGCAGCGCCAATTAGTGAAGCAAATACGTCTATTTTTGGTCCTAATGTATACGTATTTGATCCAACGATGTCCACTACAGACATTCAGAATATTACGTCATCCGTATTTAACACCTTGGAATCCAATGAATTCAGTAGTGATAGAAAAGCATTTCTTTTTAAGCCGGGTGTATACAACGTCAACTTTAACGTAGGCTTCTATACACAAGTGTCCGGTCTCGGCCAAAATCCTAATGATGTTAACATCACTGGGGGATTGAATATTAATGCTGATTGGGATAATGGGAATGCCACCCGAAATTTCTGGCGAACTGTTGAGAACCTCTCGATTACTCCTTCAAGTGGAACCACACAAATCGCTGTTTCTCAGGCGGCCCCTCTTCGTAGATTACACATCAAAGGTCAGCTAGATCTTTTTGATTTCGATTCAAATTGGAATGCCGGATGGGCCAGCGGAGGATTTCTTGCCGATTCTATCGTAGACAATGCAGTTGTTCCTGCTTCACAGCAGCAGTGGTTCTCACGCAACAGCCAGTGGGGAAGCTGGTCGAACGGCGTTTGGAATATGGTATTTGTAGGCGTAACGAATCCGCCGACAGGTCAATTTCCAGATCCACCGTATACAGTTGTAGATAGAACGCCAGTCATACGAGAGAAGCCGTATCTTTATATTAACGGTGCAGGTCAGTACCAAGTGTTTGTACCTTCATTACAAAACAATACGCAGGGTGTCAGTTGGGCAAACGGCCAGACACCGGGACAATCGATTTCTATAGATCAGTTTTATATCGCTCAACCCAATACATCGAGCGCAGCGGATATTAATTCCGCACTTAACCAGGGAAAACATCTTCTGTTCACACCAGGAATCTATCATTTAAGTGATACGATCCGGATAACGAAGGCGAATACCGTCGTGCTCGGTATTGGTATTCCTACGTTGATTCCAGACAATGGTAAAGCGGTCATGTCAGTCGGTGATGAAGACGGAGTGAAGATCGCAGGTCTTACTTTTGATGCAGGTCCAGTAAATTCACCTACTCTGCTGGAAGTTGGATCCAGCGGTAGCGTGTTGAATCATGCTGCAAATCCAACATCACTTCACGATCTGACCTTTAGAACAGGAGGGTCATCCTCAGGAAAAAATGATATCAGTCTAAAGATCAACAGTAATGATGTTATTGCTGATCAGCTCTGGATATGGCGTGCGGATCATGGTGCGGGTGCCGGCTGGACGTCAAATGTCTCGAAGAATGGGCTTGTTGTAAATGGAAACAATGTGACGATTTATGGTTTGTTTAATGAACATCATAATGAATACCAGACCTTATGGAACGGTAACGGAGGCCGAGTGTATTTCTATCAATCCGAAATTCCATATGATGTTCCGAATCAATCGAGCTGGATGAGTAAGAACGGTACGGTAAATGGATATGCTTCCTATAAAGTGGCGGACAATGTAACTAGCCATGAGGCATGGGGGCTTGGGGTGTATTCATTCTTCAGAGATGCACCAGTGAAGCTCGAAAGTGCGATTGAGGTTCCTAATGTTCCCGGTGTGAAGATCCATCATGCTACATCGATCTGGTTATCCGGTACGGTAGGTAGCGAAATTACGCATATCATCAATAATGTTGGGGGCAAAGTATATGCTAATTCCCCTGCGGAAGCGATGAGACAGACCTTTTCTGAATATTCGGGTAACGGCTCTGTCGATACCCAAGCACCGAGCACCCCAGTGAATTTGACAGCGACAGCAGTTTCAAGCAGCGGAGTCAACCTGAGCTGGACTGCTTCGACCGACAATGTGGGTGTTACTGGTTATGAGATTTATCGCGGAGGCAGTTTAGTGGGGAACACAGTAACAACATCTTACAGCGACACTGGATTGACGGCTGCGACTGCTTACAGCTACACGGTTAAAGCGAAGGATGCAGCCGGAAATGTATCAGCAGCGAGCAACACGGCTACCGCTACAACTCAGGCAGGAGGTGGAGGCACAGCGGTTGCACTTGATCGATCAGGCTGGACGGCGAGTTCTTCGCCGACAAGTGGAGATGTGCCAGCTAATCTGCTAGATGGCAACATGGGTACCCGCTGGAGTACCGGAACAGCGATGGTGCCAGGGCAATCATTTACCGTAGACATGAAGGCGGTGAAGACCATTAGTCAGATCGTGATGGATTCTACAGGTAGCGATCTGGACTATGCCCGTGCTTATGAAGTGTACGTTTCGAATGACGGAACGAATTGGGGCAATGCTGTGGCAAGTGGTAACGGTAGTGGTCCGGTTGTAACGGCAACGTTTGCGGCTCAGAACGCGAGATACATCAAAGTGGTGCAGACGGGAACAGCTTCAAGCTGGTGGTCTGTGCGTGAAGTGAACTTGTATAACTAA
- a CDS encoding CocE/NonD family hydrolase, which translates to MKTNIKFTAWIITGLMLASVLFVLKQHSYAMAEQRIEIETAHGKLTGTLILPEKYSGTVGLVVFVHGDGPINDTYDDGYKPLWEKFASAGYASLSLNKPGIDGSSGNWLEQSMEDRAQETISAINWAKSLPMIDTQSIGLWGASQAGWVIPKIVREVPDIAFSILVSPAVNWISQGKYNTRLEMKQQGFSEYEIQAKEHDNAQVLQLLNERASYEDYLRIADSEDLISRERWTFITKNYQSDATEELSYFNAPVHLVLGGQDINVDIEETERIYREKIPASLLSVSYFPNADHSMLSKKNAASPLRAYLTAVFFPRQLLDDQYLNNLTQFIKTHSL; encoded by the coding sequence ATGAAAACAAACATTAAATTCACCGCATGGATAATCACTGGTTTAATGTTAGCTTCCGTCTTATTCGTATTAAAGCAGCACTCCTATGCAATGGCTGAGCAAAGGATAGAAATTGAAACTGCTCATGGTAAGCTAACAGGAACTTTAATACTGCCAGAAAAATACTCTGGAACCGTTGGGCTAGTAGTATTTGTTCATGGTGATGGTCCCATAAATGACACATACGATGATGGATATAAACCTTTGTGGGAGAAATTCGCATCTGCCGGATATGCTTCGTTGTCTCTTAACAAGCCTGGTATTGATGGCTCATCTGGTAACTGGTTAGAACAAAGTATGGAAGATCGTGCTCAGGAAACGATATCAGCGATTAACTGGGCGAAGTCCTTGCCGATGATTGATACGCAATCTATTGGTTTGTGGGGAGCAAGTCAAGCCGGATGGGTGATTCCCAAGATTGTAAGAGAAGTTCCTGATATCGCGTTCAGTATTCTTGTATCGCCTGCCGTGAACTGGATTTCTCAAGGTAAATACAATACAAGATTAGAAATGAAACAACAAGGCTTCTCAGAATATGAGATCCAAGCGAAAGAACATGATAACGCTCAAGTCTTACAATTACTTAATGAACGAGCATCTTATGAAGATTACTTGCGAATTGCAGATTCCGAGGATTTGATTTCAAGAGAAAGATGGACATTTATCACCAAAAATTATCAGTCTGATGCTACTGAAGAACTTAGTTACTTCAATGCTCCTGTCCATTTAGTACTTGGCGGTCAGGATATCAATGTAGATATTGAGGAAACCGAACGTATTTACCGTGAAAAAATACCTGCCAGCTTACTCTCAGTCTCTTATTTTCCCAACGCTGATCACTCTATGCTGTCAAAGAAGAATGCCGCTTCTCCCTTAAGGGCTTATTTAACCGCTGTTTTCTTTCCTCGACAATTGCTGGACGATCAATATTTAAATAACCTAACCCAATTTATTAAGACTCACTCTTTATAA
- a CDS encoding GNAT family N-acetyltransferase yields the protein MISLNKITITRYQEQDHRAVCSLLVDAFHGKFHSLIPLADDDITELLLGLWEHDQHPESSQQFVAKENGEVVGTLSLKWKSARSSDRSKIKTSHPSPISQLFKQFGYLNVCKLMAGLYFLNYQPRAKECYIEHLAVRSSHRNKGIGKQLLSWAIDFVNSHSEVNKLTLHVAENNKRAIDMYRQMDFGINQSNYSGIRHLLFKEANWHYMTWSLPLHPRSSINENKH from the coding sequence ATGATAAGTCTGAACAAGATTACAATAACTCGTTACCAAGAACAAGATCATAGAGCAGTGTGCAGTCTTTTAGTGGATGCGTTCCATGGTAAATTCCACTCCCTCATCCCACTGGCGGACGATGATATTACTGAACTACTCCTTGGACTCTGGGAGCATGATCAACACCCGGAATCATCACAACAATTCGTCGCCAAAGAAAATGGAGAAGTTGTCGGTACGCTCAGTTTAAAGTGGAAGAGCGCCCGATCGTCAGACAGAAGTAAAATAAAAACATCTCACCCTAGTCCCATTTCACAATTATTCAAGCAGTTTGGATATCTAAATGTATGCAAGTTAATGGCCGGATTATATTTTTTGAATTATCAACCGCGGGCAAAAGAATGTTATATCGAGCACTTGGCCGTTCGTTCTAGCCACCGCAATAAAGGAATCGGCAAGCAGTTGCTTAGTTGGGCAATAGATTTTGTAAACAGTCATTCCGAAGTGAACAAATTAACGCTACATGTTGCTGAAAATAATAAACGAGCCATTGACATGTACCGACAGATGGACTTTGGTATCAATCAATCTAACTATAGCGGGATTAGACACCTACTATTTAAAGAGGCTAATTGGCATTATATGACGTGGAGTTTACCGCTACACCCTAGGAGTTCAATAAATGAAAACAAACATTAA